In Janthinobacterium sp. B9-8, the genomic stretch CACCATTCCTTTTGATAATGTGGATAAAGAATCGCTGAGCAAGCCACAAAAATGGAATCCTGATGAATTAGGTCGCTTTATGATTTTCTTTGGCCCGATTAGCTCGATCTTTGATATCACTACTTTTGCCGTAATGTGGTATGTTTTCAAGGCCAATACCGAATCGGCACAGTCTTTGTTTCAATCCGGCTGGTTTATTGAAGGCTTATTGTCACAAACACTGGTGGTGCATTTATTGCGTACGCGTAAATTGCCCTTTATTCAAAGCCGTGCAGCATGGCCTTTATTGGCCATGACAGCACTCATTATCAGCATCGGCATCTTTTTGCCAATGGGGCCATGGGCGCATTACTTTAAGTTGCAGGTATTGCCTCTGACATACTTCCCTTGGTTAATGGGGATTTTGCTGTGCTATATCACGCTCACGCAAATCATGAAGGGTATTTACGCAAGGCGTTATGGCTGGCAGTAATTTTTAAATTAAATAAGGGCAAGAAAATGCCTGCCCTTATTAATCCACCTTAAAGGAGGCACGCATGCACTTTTCGCAAGGATTTGATCTTAATCTATTATTTAATTCCTTTATCAATCTGAGTACGGCTTTTATTCTTGGCTCAATTATTGGCTACGAGCGGCAATACCGGCAGCGCACGGCAGGTTTGCGTACCAATACCCTAGTTTCACTGGCGGCGGCTGTGTTTGTGGGGCTTGCTTATCGCTTGAACGGCCCGGGTAGCGCGGCACATGTCGCGGCCTATGTGGTTTCTGGTGTCGGCTTTTTAGGTGCAGGCACCATTATGAAAGAAGGCCTGAATGTGCGTGGCCTTAACACGGCAGCCACCCTTTGGGGCTCTGCGGCGGTGGGGGCCTGCGCAGGAGCGGGCATGATTGTGGATGCGCTGATGGCGGCGGTGTTTGTATTGGCGGCTAATACTTTATTGCGCCCGGTGGTCAACGCGATTAATCGCACGCCGATTAATGATCAAACAGGTGAAGTGAGTTATCAGATTTGTATGATTGTGGATGGCGGCAGGCAAAAGCATGCTTTAAGTGCTTTGGAATCTTTATTGGAGCAAGCCCAATATCCCTTGGGTGATTTGGACGTAGAGCCTTTTGGTGATGAGGATGTGGAAATCACGGCGACCCTGCTGTCTACTTCGGTGGACTCAGGCAAGCTTGATGCCTTGATCGCTCAAATGACGAAGCGCCCTTATGTAAAACAAGTTTTCTGGAATCTATCAGCGGCAGAATAAGCAAACCCGCAGGCAAAAACAAACCCCATGCTCGATGGGGTTTGTTTTTATCAGAAGCTTATTTTGCTTCGATGACTTCTTCACGCAAATGGCTTTCTACATAGTTGCGGCCGTAGTAGCTATCTAGCAAGAGTTGTCTTAATTCTGAAATCAATGGGTAGCGCGGATTGGCACCAGTACATTGATCGTCAAACGCTTCTTCAGCCAGTTGGTCTACTTTAGAGAGGAACAGCGCTTCAGGCACGCCTGCTTCTTTGATCGAGGCAGGGATTTGAATCGTTGTTTTCAGCTCTTCAATCCAAGCAATCAAGTTCACCACTTTTTGCTCATCGTTCTTGCCGCCAAGGCCCAAATGCTCGGCAATATCAGCATAACGGCAACGCGCTTGCGGTCTATCGTATTGGCTAAATGCAGTTTGCTTGGTCGGGATATCTGCCGAATTAAAACGAATCACGTTAGAAATTAGCAAGGCGTTCGCAAGACCGTGCGCAAGGTGGAATTCAGCGCCCAGCTTGTGCGCCATGGAGTGACAAACCCCCAAGAATGCATTGGCAAATGCAATACCGGCGATGGTTGATGCGTTGTGCACCAATTCACGCGCTTTAGGATCTTTCGCGCCATTAAGGAAGGACGAAGGCAAGTTTTCTTTAAGCAATTTCAGTGCTTGCAAAGCTTGCGGGTCAGAATATTCATTCGCCAGTACCGATACATACGCTTCTAAAGCGTGCGTTACCGCATCAATCCCACCGAATGCAGTCAGGCTTTTTGGCATATTCATCACTAAATCGGCATCAATAATCGCCATATTCGGTGTGAGTTCATAGTCGGCAATCGGGTATTTCATGCCGGTTTTTTCATCGGTCACTACCGCAAATGGGGTAACTTCCGAGCCTGTGCCAGATGTGGTTGGAATCGCAACTAATTCAGCTTTAATCCCCATCTTAGGGAACTTGTAAATACGCTTAGTGATATCCATAAAGCGCAGTGCAAGGTCTTCAAAGTGGACTTCTGGATGTTCGTACATTACCCACATAATCTTAGCGGCATCCATTGGCGAACCACCACCCAGCGCAACAATCACGTCAGGTTTGAACAGATTTAAGGAATGCACGCCTTTACGAACTACTTCTAGCGTTGGATCGGCTTCAACTTCGTGGAACACTTCGACTTCCATACCCATTTGTTTCAGCACTTTGATGGTTTCATCGCAGTAGCCATTGGCAAATAGATAAGGGCCAGTCACGATGGTTGCGCGTTTCTTGTTAGCAAGGTCAGCCAAGGCAAATGGTAAGCAACCACGACGGAAATAGATGTTCTTAGGAAGTTTATGCCACAACATGTTTTCAGCCCGTTTAGCAACCGTTTTAGTGTTGATCAGGTGTTTTGGACCCACGTTTTCAGAGATTGAATTACCGCCCCATGAACCACAACCCAGCGTTAAGGACGGAGCCAATTTAAAGTTGTAAAGGTCGCCAATCCCGCCTTGTGAAGCAGGGGAGTTGATCAAGATGCGCGCGGTTTTCATCTTGTCGCCAAAGTAGGCGATTTTTTCGTGTTGCTGATCCTGGTCGATATATAGCGCAGAGGTGTGGCCAATCCCGCCGAGAGCAACCAAGGCTTCAGCCTTAGTTACAGCGTCGTAAAAGTCTTTAGCGCGATACATGGCCAATGTTGGCGATAGTTTTTCGTGAGCAAAAGCTTCTTCTTCACCAGTAGATGACACTTCAGCGATCAGAATCTTTGTGTAACTAGGCACTTTAATGCCAGCCATATCAGCGATCTTCACCGCAGCTTGGCCAACAACGCCCGCATTTAAGTTGCCGTCAATCAAGATCACCTTACGTACGGCTTCGGTTTCTTTCTTGCTTAAGATATGGGCGCCGCTTTGAGCAAAACGGGCTTTCATAGATTCATAGATGCTGTCAACTACGATGACGGACTGCTCTGAAGCGCAAACTACACCGTTATCAAATGTTTTTGACATCAAAATAGAGGCAACAGCGCGTTTAACATCAGCAGTTTCATCGACTACAACTGGCGTATTACCTGCGCCCACACCAATTGCAGGCTTGCCTGAAGAGTAGGCGGCACGAACCATGCCAGGGCCACCAGTGGCCAAAATCAAATTAATGTCTTTGTGTTTCATGAGCTGATTAGAAAGCTCAACGGTTGGCTGATCAATCCAGCCAATAATATCGCGCGGCGCACCAGCGGCAACGGCGGCATCCAATACGATACGGGCGGCTTCACAGGTGGAGTTCTTAGCACGTGGATGTGGGCTAAAAACAATACCATTACGTGTTTTAAGTGCAATCAGCGCTTTAAAAATCGCTGTGGAAGTAGGGTTGGTCGTTGGCACAATCCCGCAGATAATTCCGATTGGCTCAGCAATGGTGATAATGCCGTAGGCGTCATCTTGCGTCAAAATGCCGCAGGTTTTTTCATCTTTGTACGCGTTATAAATATATTCAGAAGCAAAGTGATTTTTGATCACTTTATCTTCAAGCACGCCCATGCCTGTTTCAGCAACAGCCAACTTAGCCAGCGGCAAACGTGCATCAGCCGCAGCCAGCGCCGCAGCGCGGAAAATCTTGTCTACTTGTTCTTGTGTATAAGTTGCAAAAAGTAGCTGTGCTTTTTTAACCCGCGCCATCAGCGCATCGAGTTCTTGAATGTTAGAAACAGTCATTTTTAATCTCCAGAGAAACTTTATAAACGGCTTTGAAATCACAACTTAAATAAGACTCGTAAGCCTTGTTACTGATTCACGCTGCAAAGCGAATACCCACAGAATATACCCAGCAGCCCAAGGACCCTTGATTAATATCAAATTGCGTTTGATTGACTCATATTACTTCGCATAATGTATATTATGTCAAGTTGATGCTTACTATTTCCCCGATCTCCCCATCTCTAAAATCCCCGTAAAATCAAGCTTTTTTCGTAATAAAACTACGTACTCGTAACGGTTTGTAAATTCTAAAAATAGTTGATTTTATGCTCAAAAAACGTCTGCAAAAAGATACAAACTTCAAACTTCATATTGAACAAGCACGCATCAAAAGCCGCGCCTTGCAGCTTTCCTTCTCTCCGCCCACCGTCACAGACGCTGATCTTGTCTATTATTCTACCTTCATAATGGGCTTTGAGTGCTTCAATCAGACAGACCGCGCCAGCCGCTTCCTACAAGCCAGATACTACCGTAACGAGCTAAATCAATACGTCGCTAAGGGCCAATGGCCCAAACCAAGACAGCGCCTTGATTTGCTGCCTTGGTTTGCTTTGGCCTTCCCAGATTTTCCTTTGCCGGTCTCTGTGCCTAAAATCAGAGTGCCCCAGCTGCTCGCACTAGACACCAGTTATGAAGAGCGCGTTTTATTCGCTAATTCGCTGGAACTCATCCGCAAAACCCTTAGAAAAGCCGAACTCAAACGCCTACGCCTGCTGAAAAAGAAAAAAGCGGCCAAAGCCGCTTCAAATCCTGATCCAGAGCCAGACGCCTAAAGATTCCACGTAGGCGGCCCGTTCGTTTCCTTAATCCAACCCGTTCGACCTGGAGGCGCATTTTGCGCCGTTTTTGGTGCCAGATTTGGCCCCTTCATCCCCTTGACCTTTTCATAAATCATCATCGCCGCTACGCCCGCAATGGCCGCAAGTACTACGCCCTTGACGTCGTTCTTGCTCATCATTGCGCGGCTGCTTTTCGTTCAGGAAGAAAGACGCCCAGCAAAGCGGCCACCACAGGCCCAGCGACCCCCACAGATGACATTAAGGCTGGATCAACATGCGCCAGCGCACCCAAAGCGGCCACGCCTGCCCATGTTGACGGCTCCTTCAGTCTTTCAAATAGATATTTAAGCTTTTTCAATGTATTCCCCTTTTTTGTGACTTTAGAAAATGTCATACCAATGTTTAATGGGCGCTTTGCCCTTGTTTTGCCGGTAATCCTTAACCGCATTACCCGCCGCGTAGGCCTTGCCAGCAGCCCACAACCCCACAACCGGCATACCGTCCAAATCTTGAATCAAGTCATAAGGCATGTAGGACATGCAGAGCTTTTCCTCCTCTGCGCCCACCGGAATCACGCCGGTTAATGCCTTTACATTCATCAAAAATTGCACTTTGTAGCTGTCGATAATTTCTTTTTTCTTTGCCGTATCGAGCTGCTTAATCTTCTCGGGCAGCTTCGCCACTACATCAACCGCCCCGCCCACCGCGTCACTAATCTTGCGGCCTGCTAAATAAAGCAACAACGCCGCGCCGCCAGCTATCCAGAGCATTTGCTTATCCGTTAATATCGCCATGTATGCCCTTAACCCGCCTTTTTAGGTGCTGTAATGAAAATTATCTTATTTTTGTCCCTAGTCACTTTTAATGCATTGGCTTTTTCATCCTCTTTTGAGTCCTACGGAGCAAGAGAGGATTACGGCCCTGATGTTGCCGAGTGCCGTAAAATCAGCTTTACAATTGATCGCGATGAATGCCTGTTCAAAATCATCAATGAAAAACAAAAAAACCAGCCCATCACAAAAAGTAAAGCCGACTTCTCTTACTGCCAAAAGCTGGGCATGTCCTATCAAAAAAGAGAAAAAATCGTGTCTAGCTCAAGCATCGGCACGGGCATTGCCTTGTGCATACTTGATAAAACGGGCACTAGTCGAGACTAATATCAGCCATTACCTCAAGGGCATAAACTCTTTGTTCTTTTTGTGGCATTTTTTCCGGCACAAAACGGCCGCCATTTGCGGCCAAATGCTTATTAAGCGTCCCCGGCCCACAATTGTATGCAGCCACGGCCTTCGTCCAATCCCCATATTTTCTATACAGATAGGCCAGATATACGGCTGCAGCGTCCCCCGCCTGTTTCCAATTGTATGGATCAACCTTTGTGCCTAATTGCCGAGATAATTCAACTACGGTAATCGGGTTGATTTGGAACATGCCAGCGGCCTTGCTGCCGGTGTTGTATGCAGTTTCTTTGAATCGGCTCTCTTGGTACGCAATTCGAGAAAGTAAGTAATTCGGCAAGCCCCTGTTTCTTCCGATTTGCTCTAACTCCGTCACGTATTGATTACCGCGTCCTGAAGTAACTGATTTTTTAAAGTCCGAATTAATCAAATCAAATGCATCCTCTAAATATTCACCAGCATCACTGAGGCTGGCTTTCATAAACCCAAAAACATCCGGCAAGAAAAAGCCGCCCTCTTTCTGCGTCTCCCCTGCCTTCTGCGCTTTAGCCATCAACAGCCACAAGCCGCCCAGCCCAAGCGCGATGACTACAATGGCTTTTTTATTCATTCGGGCACTACCCGCAATTCCCACGCCGAGCCAGTCCAGCAAGGCCACTTATCGCCTATCGGGGCTTGTGGTTCTATAAATGTGGCGTTAGCCGGTAGCAGATAAACCCCGTCTTCAAGGGGGGATCGCTGTGCTAAGGTTGCGCCCAAATGTTCGCCCGTCAGTGGGTCGAATGAGTGTGCGGCTTTAAAGGCGGTCTGCTTTGCCATTGGTTTTTCTCGCTTTTTAGTAATAGATGCAGGGCAGTAAGGCGACGTTGCGGGGGCGAGTTTCTGTGCCGCCGACTATTCCCATCGAAGCCGACGAGTTAGAGGGGGACGTTGCAACATCACGACCCAATGGGAACTGCAACGTTCCCGCTGCGCCCTGTGCTGCGACCATATTTCCTGAAACTTGATTTCCATCAGTAAGCACAATTGGGTGCTTGTGAGATTGAATATCACCACCCTGCCCAGACCCCACTACCCGACCGGAATCAATGCCGCGCCCCTGATCGGCAAAACGCGGGAATTCACCGCGTAAATCGGGTAGTGCAAACGTGGTGTTGCCATCGCCTGCGCCGTACAAAATACCGATTGCCGCAAAAAGATTTGCGTAGGCTGTGCGGCTGATTAACGCGCCATTGCAAAGCAAAGCGCCTGCCGGTGGAGTTGCACCGGCATGTGTAAAGACTTCTCCCGCCATTTTTCGCCGTCCGTATGTATTGACCACGCCCACAGTCGATTTGTAGATACGACGTGTCAGGCGGCCCATTAGTAGAGAATTTCCTGAATTTTTAGCGGGGCATTTGCTGCGTCAGCAATGGCAACCCATGCCGCGCCCGCCGCTGTTTCTTCCACCCATAATTCACCCGGAGCCAATTTAATGGCGGCGTCTGTCAGGCTTAGGCCTGCGCCACCGATCCAGATGTTTGCCGTGCTGGCATTAAATAAGCGAAGCGAAGCGCGATTGATGTTCTGGCCAATCACGACGCTTTCAGCCACGCCCACCAGCAACATGGGTTTATTGAGCACAGATAGCGCGGGTGTCAGTCGGGAATCGACTTTCCCAGAGATACGGTCGTAACCGCCGCTGGAGTCGTTAGACATGGCGATTTCAACGCGACCCGCCGCATCGGTAATGATGTCAACGCGGTCGAATTGCTCATCATCGACTTTTAGCCAATAGCCGCCGAGCACGTCTTTTGCTTCACTGACTGCGCGGTTTTGCCGGAAAAATTGAATCGTTACCGGCCCGCCGCTGGTATCCAGCAGGCGAAAGTAGCGGCCTAAATAATTGATATTCCAAGTGCCAGCCGCTTGAAATACTTGTGACATTGTTTGCATGATTAGCCCTTTTTAAATGCCATTAATGCAAATACGCCGATTACGGCAATAGCAATCGGTTTCATATCGCCAAGCGATTTACCGTCTTGTGCATCTTTGGCATTTTTCCAAGCATCAGATACTTGGCTTCCTGCTTTGGCCGCGATTTCAGCCACCGAATTGCTTGTATATTTCGCCAATTCTTGCGCGTTTTTTACCAAGTCATCGGTGATATGCTGATTTTTACCGATTGCCTCAAATGCGCTATTGGTAATGCGCACACCGTAATCTAATGAATCACGGTTAATTTCAGCAGATTTAACGGCCAATATATTTAAGCCATTTGCACCGGCATTAATACTGTCTTTCGCAACACTTAACGCGCCGGATATAGCGCCTAAATCCGTCGAAGTAACATGATTCGTTGTATTGTTGGTAGATCGGTTGCTGGTATCTACGCTGGTATTTTGTGTGAAGCTGGACGTACTTCTATTGGATAAATCTAAATTAGTCGTGCTGTGATTTGAATAATCAAGCTGCTTTTGATCCCACGTTTGGTTATACGTATTTGTTGTATTTTTGACTTCATTATTTGTATCGCTATTGCCGCCCATTACTTTTCCTTTCTCAAAACGATTTCAGCATCGACAAAGCCCATGCCGCGCCAAATTCTGGCTAATGCCGGATTAGTCACATGAGTGCGGATTGAATCAAACGGCTCGCATAAAACAATTAATTCCCGCATAGCTTCGCGCAATTCGGCAAGGGTTAGCTTGCCACCGCATGCAACAATTACGGCTTCTTCTAACCCGTCGTCGAATTTTTCAACGCGCAATAAAACACACCCCGCAATTTCCCCATTTTCGCGGGCATACTCAAACAGCACCGCGTTGCCGGATTCAACCGCATTGCAATAGCTGTTTGAGTTTCCACGCGCACTACGCTGGAGCTGGCATAAATGCCAATTGTTTGGCTGTTTTACACGTCGTAATTTCATTTCTTTTTTAGTTTCTTAAGCAGCAGCACTAAAAGCAATAATCCACCGGCCAAAAGCAAATATTGCTGGGTGTTCCCCGCTGGCCCACTATTTACGCCCTGACTCATACTTGGCACCGAGTCTTGACTGGATCGTTGTGACTGATCTTTTTTAAGTGATGTGTATTGCGTACCTCCGCCCAAATTAACAATAAAATCCCCTGTTGCCAGACTGTTGTTGCCGCCGTAGCGGTAACTTTGATCTGCCATTGAGGAAAGCGCCGACTGGCGCATACTGTTGATGGATAAGGGCGCGCCCATTACTTCACCAGCAGAAAGACAATCACCACACCGACCGCCGCCATCATCAGCAGCCCCGTGTTACCACTTACCGCTGGTAACAAGGTTTGCTGATTTGTGGGTTGACCTGGCACATATGGTTGTCCCGTTCCCGGATCAACCATATAGGGCCGATTTGCTGTGCCGAACTCGCGCCCGATATAGCCTTTAGCCGCACTACCGACAATATCCTGAATAAAGCCCGTCCAATCACTGCCCGCACCAGCGGGCACTTCTGAATCTGACATATTGCGCCGCCTTATAGGTTGCCGAGCAGGTCGATATACTCAACATAAACGGTAATGGTTTCCGGCCCGCTAAACGTCGGGTTTACTTCAAACGACACGCAATCCGAAGTGCTCAGCATATCGGTTTGATTGTTGTCCACGATTGGATCGAAAATATAATAGCCAGCTTGCGGCGTCTTTTTATTTTCCTTTTGCCAAAATTCGTTTACTTCTTTGACCGATTCATGAATAACCGTGCCATTTTTTTTGATTTCAAGACCGTTTGCGGTATTGGATTTAATATAAATCCGCTTGATGATCGAACCGCCTTGATTTCCGTATGGCAAAGCAAGCGGCCATTTGCCCGCAGCCGCAATATTGAAATTGTATTTCAACATTTTATTGCAGACGGTTAATTGGCGCGGGCCACTGATAATTGACCAGCAAGTCAATTGTGGAGCAACGGCTGTTCCCGCAATATCCACTTCCACAACGGCCTGAGATACGCCATTTACCGTACCAAGCGCACCAATAGATTGGCCTACCTGATCGCGCGCAAATAGTTCTGTGAAATCAATTGTAATGAATTTTGAATCTGTCGCTAAACCGGAATAGGCATTGATTGATTCAAGATCAGCCGCATTGCATTGGTGAATGACCTTGCCATTTACACGCATACGAATATCCGTGATATGGGTTTTATTAAACGTTGTGCCGCCCATTTGCAGCATTAAGCGTTCATACGTCATGCCATTAGGCAAAGTCAGTGTTGCCGTGCTACCGGCAATCACATTAAAAAATGGTAATTCTTTTCGCTGCATTGTCATTATGCAAAGCCCTTTTTGTGTTTGGGTTATTTGCCGATTACAGCGTCTTTTAACGCGCCAACGCGATACACCACGGCCATTACACCGATGACCAGCAAAACGCTTTTAACTGTTGAATTCATTTTTATCAGCCCCTTGGGGTTAATTGATTAAAGAGACTTAATAATCTGATATTTTTTTAGAAAAGAAAATAGACGGACTTTTACCCTTTAAGGCGTCCTATATGCATCAAATACCCATCAAATACGCCCCCTATTTATTTTTAAATAGACGAAAAAAACGCCACATTTGTGGCGTTTTTTGCACGGTCAGATGTTATTTAATGGGTAAAACTCCCGCGCCCCATTGCATCAGTGATTAGCGAAAGGCGAGCTTGCCGCGTGTTATTTCGCGTAAGCGGGTGTTTTTTTCGATAAAGTGAAAGTCAGGCATATCCAGAATTTCTTGCGCTGGAACACCTAAAATGCCGGCCATCTTTTTGGCGTGGATCGGCTCATTTAACCGGCCGCACCGAATCAGCGTGGCGTTACCGAAAAACTTTTTATCAATATCGGCGGGCGTCTGGCTCAGGCCATAAATGGTTAAGCCTTGGGTGCGGCCTTGGGTGGTGCATTTTTTCCAACCGGCGACGGCAAAGGTCGGGCTTGTGACTTCGGCCAGTTCTTCCGCAACCAGCGTGAGCCGCCCGAGGTGGAACGCGGCCATGCAGAATAAGTCGAAAAGCTTCGCCATTTGCTTGCTGTTGCCATAAGGAACCAACGCCAATCTAAAAGATTCATTAGCTCGCGCCAACTTAACCATTTCTTCCAGCGAGTGCACGGCCTTGGCGTGCCCTTCTTCTGCAAATTCCCCTTTCGTATCCCACACCAATACGCGTGTGGGTTTGTGCTCGCGTAGCTGTTCCATGACATAGCTGGTTTTCCCTGAGCCGGACGCCCCTAAGACGGCCTGAATGTTGGCCTCATTCATGCGCCCAATGGTGGGCATGTTTGATGCCTGTTTGACGGGTGTTTTACGCGCTGGCTTGTTCATTCGCCGCCGCTGCTTTTTCTGCTGCTTCTTTGGCCGCTTTAGCCACGGCGCGGTCATGCTTTACGCCCTTAATGGTTTCTTGTGCAATGGGGTACACCACGACCGCAAAACCGATTTCTGCAGCCCATTTGTCCAAAATGCCGCCGCTGGTAATGTTGTACTTAGCCAAAAGCGGGCCAGCGGCTACCGCGATACGCTCAATTCGGTCATCGGTATAGATTGAATTAAGGCTTGGATAGAAACCGCCCAAGGCTTCACGCGCTACGTTTAAAAGTAATTTCGCCTCGTTTGCGTAGGTGTCATCCAGATGCACAACATCAGGCACACCACCAGCCCCCGACATTCCGCCGATTTCAGAATCTAGCGCACCGGCCTGTTGCTCAATATGGGCCAGCGCGTCATAGCCGCCGCTATATGCCGTTTCAATAGTTTGTTGTTCTGACATGGGTTTTCCTAATTAAAGAGTGAAAAAGCGGATTTTTTTTCTTGTACCGGTGCAACAACCGGTGCCAGTGTTGGAGCTGGTGCGGAATCGCTTGAAACTGGCGTCATTTTGGCTCGTATA encodes the following:
- the adhE gene encoding bifunctional acetaldehyde-CoA/alcohol dehydrogenase translates to MTVSNIQELDALMARVKKAQLLFATYTQEQVDKIFRAAALAAADARLPLAKLAVAETGMGVLEDKVIKNHFASEYIYNAYKDEKTCGILTQDDAYGIITIAEPIGIICGIVPTTNPTSTAIFKALIALKTRNGIVFSPHPRAKNSTCEAARIVLDAAVAAGAPRDIIGWIDQPTVELSNQLMKHKDINLILATGGPGMVRAAYSSGKPAIGVGAGNTPVVVDETADVKRAVASILMSKTFDNGVVCASEQSVIVVDSIYESMKARFAQSGAHILSKKETEAVRKVILIDGNLNAGVVGQAAVKIADMAGIKVPSYTKILIAEVSSTGEEEAFAHEKLSPTLAMYRAKDFYDAVTKAEALVALGGIGHTSALYIDQDQQHEKIAYFGDKMKTARILINSPASQGGIGDLYNFKLAPSLTLGCGSWGGNSISENVGPKHLINTKTVAKRAENMLWHKLPKNIYFRRGCLPFALADLANKKRATIVTGPYLFANGYCDETIKVLKQMGMEVEVFHEVEADPTLEVVRKGVHSLNLFKPDVIVALGGGSPMDAAKIMWVMYEHPEVHFEDLALRFMDITKRIYKFPKMGIKAELVAIPTTSGTGSEVTPFAVVTDEKTGMKYPIADYELTPNMAIIDADLVMNMPKSLTAFGGIDAVTHALEAYVSVLANEYSDPQALQALKLLKENLPSSFLNGAKDPKARELVHNASTIAGIAFANAFLGVCHSMAHKLGAEFHLAHGLANALLISNVIRFNSADIPTKQTAFSQYDRPQARCRYADIAEHLGLGGKNDEQKVVNLIAWIEELKTTIQIPASIKEAGVPEALFLSKVDQLAEEAFDDQCTGANPRYPLISELRQLLLDSYYGRNYVESHLREEVIEAK
- a CDS encoding phage tail protein, which encodes MGRLTRRIYKSTVGVVNTYGRRKMAGEVFTHAGATPPAGALLCNGALISRTAYANLFAAIGILYGAGDGNTTFALPDLRGEFPRFADQGRGIDSGRVVGSGQGGDIQSHKHPIVLTDGNQVSGNMVAAQGAAGTLQFPLGRDVATSPSNSSASMGIVGGTETRPRNVALLPCIYY
- a CDS encoding MgtC/SapB family protein produces the protein MHFSQGFDLNLLFNSFINLSTAFILGSIIGYERQYRQRTAGLRTNTLVSLAAAVFVGLAYRLNGPGSAAHVAAYVVSGVGFLGAGTIMKEGLNVRGLNTAATLWGSAAVGACAGAGMIVDALMAAVFVLAANTLLRPVVNAINRTPINDQTGEVSYQICMIVDGGRQKHALSALESLLEQAQYPLGDLDVEPFGDEDVEITATLLSTSVDSGKLDALIAQMTKRPYVKQVFWNLSAAE
- a CDS encoding major capsid protein P2; the encoded protein is MTMQRKELPFFNVIAGSTATLTLPNGMTYERLMLQMGGTTFNKTHITDIRMRVNGKVIHQCNAADLESINAYSGLATDSKFITIDFTELFARDQVGQSIGALGTVNGVSQAVVEVDIAGTAVAPQLTCWSIISGPRQLTVCNKMLKYNFNIAAAGKWPLALPYGNQGGSIIKRIYIKSNTANGLEIKKNGTVIHESVKEVNEFWQKENKKTPQAGYYIFDPIVDNNQTDMLSTSDCVSFEVNPTFSGPETITVYVEYIDLLGNL
- a CDS encoding lytic transglycosylase domain-containing protein produces the protein MNKKAIVVIALGLGGLWLLMAKAQKAGETQKEGGFFLPDVFGFMKASLSDAGEYLEDAFDLINSDFKKSVTSGRGNQYVTELEQIGRNRGLPNYLLSRIAYQESRFKETAYNTGSKAAGMFQINPITVVELSRQLGTKVDPYNWKQAGDAAAVYLAYLYRKYGDWTKAVAAYNCGPGTLNKHLAANGGRFVPEKMPQKEQRVYALEVMADISLD